The Novosphingobium aromaticivorans DSM 12444 genome segment CAGGTGGGTTCCGCGAGACATGGACTCCGGGCGAGAACGGTGCGGAAGAGCGGCTTCAGGACTTTGCCGACCGTGTGGCCCGCTACGGAGAAACGCGGAACCTGCCTTCGATCGAAGGCACCTCGCGCCTTTCGCCCCACCTTCATTTCGGCGAGATCTCTCCAGCCACGATCTGGCATCGGGTGGTGAATGCGGGCGGTTCGGTCGACGTGTTTCTGGGTGAACTGGGTTGGCGCGACTATGCCCAGAACGTAATCGTGCAATTCCCGGACTACGGTTCGAGGAATGCGCGCGAGGCGTACGACCGGCTCGAATGGCGCGACGATCCCGAGGCATTGCGCGCCTGGCAACAGGGCCGGACCGGCTATCCCATCGTCGATGCCGGCATGCGCGAGCTCTGGCACACCGGGTGGATGCACAACCGGGTGCGGATGATCGCCGCCAGCTTCCTTGTGAAACACCTTCTGATCGACTGGCGCGAGGGCGAGCGGTGGTTCTGGGACACGCTGGTCGATGCCGACTATGCATCCAACGCGGTCAACTGGCAGTGGACAGCCGGTACGGGCGTCGATTCCAACATGTTCGTCAGGATCATGGCGCCGCTGACCCAGTCACCGAAGTTCGACGCGGCAGGCTATATCCGGCAATGGGTGCCCGAACTGGCTCATCTTTCCGACCGCGATATTCACGATCCCGCCGTTCCGCCGCGCGGCTATCCGGCAAAGATCGTCAGCCATTCCGAGGCGCGGGCACGTGCCCTTGCCGCGCATGACAGGATGAAGCAGCCGGCGTGACTTGCGCCGAGCGCCTGGCAGACACATAACAGCCGGATGAATGCTCAGACGCCACTGAGGGGAGGGCATCTGGTCACCGGCGGACGAAAACTGTCGGCGTCCGGTCGCTGGATCGCGCGCGCGTTCGCCGGCTCGTTCGCCAAGGCGCTGGACGGGATAGACCGGGGGCTGGACCACGGCTCCATACGCGCGACTCTGCCCGATGGAAGCATTCGCACGCTTGGCGGGAGGGGAGACGGTCCGGCCGCGCGCATTCACCTGAAGAGCTGGAACGCAATCGTCCGGCTCGCCACGGCAGGCTCCATTGGCTGGTATGAGGCCTGGGTCGCGGGTGAATGGGAAAGTCCCGACCCGGTCCCGATCTTCGACCTGTTCATGCGTAATGCCGACGCGCTGGGCGACATCGGGCGGGCCAAGGGCCCATGGCGGTGGGGAGGGCGGCTGCTCAATCTCCTGCGCCGCAATTCGAAGGCGCAGGCGCGCCGCAACATCGCCGCGCACTACGATCTTGGCAACGACTTCTATTCGCAGTGGCTCGACCCGACGATGAGCTATTCGAGCGCGATGTGGGAGGGCATCGCGCCCGACGCCTCACTTGCCGAGGCCCAGGCGAACAAGGTCGACCGGCTTGGCGCCCGTCTCGACCTGCGGCCGGGATCGCGCGTGCTCGAGATCGGATGCGGATGGGGCTTCCTCGCCCGCGGGCTTGCCGAGAAGAGCGGCGCGCAAGTTACCGGCATCAGTCTCTCGGACGAGCAGCTCGAATGGGCGCGTGGCGAATTGGCGCGCTCGGGCCTCGGCGGAATCGATTACCTTCACCGGGACTACCGGGATGTCGAAGGCCAGTACGATGCCATTGCCAGCGTCGAGATGGTCGAGGCCGTGGGCCGCGAATACTGGCCGTCCTACTTCGATTGCCTCGCGCGGTGCCTGAAGCCGGGCGGTCGAGCCGCGCTGCAATACATTTCGATGCGCGACGAGTTGTTCGAGGCCTATGCGTCGAGCGCGGACTTCATCCAGGCCTACATCTTTCCTGGCGGCCTGCTCATCAGCGAGCGCGAGTTCGCACGCCTTGCCGCAGAGCGCGGCCTTACCTGGCAGGACCGGACGGACTTTGGCCAGGACTATGCCCGAACGCTTCGCCTGTGGCGCGAGGCACTGGACACGGCGGTGGAGGAAGGGCGTCTGCCGCCCGGCTTCGACCAGCGTTTCGTCGACTTATGGCGCTATTACCTGATGTATTGCGAAGGTGGCTTTCGCGGCGGCGGGATCAATGTCAGCCAGGTGACGCTGGTCAAGGCCGGCTAGGCCCGGTTTACACCCGCCGGAACACGCCGTCGCCACGATAGCGGGCGAGGATGTTGTCGTGGACGATGGGGCTTAGCAGGTTCGCGAAGGCGCATCCGACGCGGCCCGCATCCCACCACACCACTTCGGCCTGAAGCGCTTCCATGCCGGGGATCGTCAGCCAGCAGCGATTGCCGGGGTACATCTTCTGCAGCGCGTTGGCGCAGAATCCGCCAAGCGACAGATCCAGTACGACGGTCTGGAAGCCGCGCCCGCCGGATGGTCGCAGCGATGCCGGAATGTTGACGCGTTGCCTGGGCGCGCACCGGTCTTCCAGCGCGGCTTGCCCATAGACACTCGTATTCCAATCGGTGGTGTTCATGCCGAACGTCCCGGACCCGTTTCATCTGCCCGGAAAGGATTCCTCCCGGAAGCGCAGAGAATCGCCGATTTCCGTTAATTCGCGGCTGTCAGTCCTGGTTAACGCGTTCGCGGTGCGGACTGGAAAATTGTTCACCAAGAAGCGCAACCATTCGTTCGGCAACGACTTCGGGCGCCTTCACGCTTTCCGGGTTTTCGCCGGGATAGGCCCTTGCGCGCATCTTGGTGCGCGTGGCGCCCGGATCGAGAATTGCGACGCGCACGGCCGAGGTGTTGCGCACTTCCTGCGCGTAGCAGTCGAGCAGGACGTCGAACGCGGCCTTCGACGCGCCATAGGCGCCCCAGTAGGCGCGCGGCGTCGCGCCGACGCTGCTGGTCACGCCGATGACGCGGGCGTCCTTGCTCTTCTTCAGCATGCCGTCGAAACCGGCGAGCAGCGCCTGCGTGGCGAGGACGTTCAGCGTCAGCGCATTGTTGAACTCGCGCGAGTCGATCTGCCAGACCGGTGTCAGCGTGGGGAAGGCGGCGGCGTTTATGACGAGTACGTCGAGCGCGCTCCAGCGGCCCGAGATCGCGGTGGCAAGGCGGGCGATGCCTTCGGGCTCGGACAGGTCGACCGGAGCGATCGTCGCGCTGCCGCCAGCCTCGAAGATCTCTTCCTCGACCTTTTCAAGCTCCTTGGCGGTCCGGGCCACGAGTACGACATGCGCGCCCTGTGCGGCAAGCGCCTTTGCCGTGGCGGCACCGATGCCCCGGCTCGCGCCGGTGACGAGCGCCAACTGGCCGGCAAAGCGGCCGTCCTGCGAACCCTGCGCGCTCATTCAGGCGACCTTTTCGACCGGCAGCGAAAGCTGGTCCGGATTCTCGCGCTCTGCGAGGTCGGTCAGCCGCGTGGGGTAGTCGCCGGTGAAGCAGGCGTCGCAATATTGCGGGCAGCCCTTGTTGCGCTGCTCCTCGCCGACCGCGCGGTAGAGACCGTCGATGGAGACGAAGGCGAGGCTGTCGGCATGGATGAAGTCGGCCATGGCCTGCACGTCCATCCGCGCGGCGAGCAGCTTCGAGCGTTCGGGCGTGTCGACGCCGTAGAAGCACGAATGCTCCGTCGGCGGGCTGGCGATGCGCATGTGCACTTCTGCCGCACCCGCGTCGCGCATCATCTGCACGATCTTGAGGCTGGTGGTGCCGCGCACGATCGAATCGTCGATCAGCACGATGCGCTTCCCCGCGACCAGTGCGCGGTTCGCGTTGTGTTTGCGCTTCACGTCTGCGTTACGGGCACCGTCGGAAGGCTGGATGAAGGTGCGGCCGACATAGTGCGAGCGGATGATGCCAAGCTCGAACGGAATGCCGGACTGCTGGGCATAGCCAAGCGCGGCGGGAACGCCGCTGTCCGGCACGGGGATGACGAGGTCCGCGTCGGCCGGGCTTTCGATGGCGAGCTGCGCGCCGATGGCCTTGCGCACCTGATAGACGGAATTGCCGCCCATCAGCGAATCGGGACGGCTGAAGTAGACGTGCTCGAAAATGCAGGGCCGCGCGCTTGGCCTGCCGAACGGGCGGTGGCTGCTGAGCTTGCCGTCGAAATCGACCTGGACCAGTTCGCCCGGCTCCACTTCGCGGACGAATTCGGCGCCGACCACGTCAAGCGCCACGGTTTCGCTCGCGAAGACCACCGCGTCGCCGATCTTGCCGAGGACCAGCGGGCGGATGCCAAGCGGGTCGCGGCAGGCGATCATGCCTTCGGGCGTCATGCAGATCAGCGAATAGGCGCCTTCGACCAGCCGCAGGGCATCGACGAAGCGGTCGAGCAGGGTGGGGTAGCGGCTCGTCGCGACGAGGTGGATGATGACTTCGGTGTCGGACGTCGACTGGAAGATCGCGCCCTTCTGCACGAGGTCGCGCTTGAGGAACATCGCGTTCGAGATGTTGCCGTTGTGGGCGATCGCGAAGCCGCCCGACGCGAGGTCGGCAAACAGCGGCTGCACGTTGCGCAGGCCGGCCCCGCCGGTGGTCGAGTAGCGCACGTGGCCGGCGGCCATGGCGCCCGGCAGTTCGGCGATGGCCGAGCCGGTCGAGAAGTTCGCCGCGACGTGGCCGATGCCCTTGCGCGAATAGAACTCCTGCCCGTCGAAACTGGTGATGCCGACGGCTTCCTGGCCCCGATGCTGCAGGGCGTGGAGGCCCAGTGCAACTGTCGCGGCGGCGTCACGTACGCCCAGTACGCCGAAGATGCCGCACTCTTCGCGCAGCTTGTCGTCGTCACTGCCGATGTCCCACGGCGTGCTGTCGAAAAGTTCGTTCTGTGAAGTCATGGGTCCCGTGGACTCGCGTGGGCGCTTGCGCGCCGGCCAATGCTGGCGCCCAAATGGCGACGTTTGACCCGGAAGGCAAGTGCAAGCTGCGGAACCAGGCGGGGAACCCTGCGTAATCGCAGTGGACGGCAAGGATGGAGCAGGACCGTGGGCATGATCAGGATAGCGATTCTTTCGGTCGCCACGCTCGTGGTCGTGGCGTTAGCGCTCACTTACATAGTCGGCCTCTTATTGCGTTGAACCGGCTGCGAAATATTAACGCTCCCCGCGCAATGTCGGGGAATGCGGCTCAATCGCCTTCTTGCTGGACCGGTCGGTGTGGCCGTGACGTTCTTCGTCCTGGCGAGCACGACCGTGCATTTTGCGCGGTTCTCGGGCGGCGTGGCGATGGTCTGGGTGGCCGGGGCCATGCTTGCGGGCCGGCTCATCGTCCTTCCGGAGCGGCAGTGGATGCCCTGGCTTCTCTGGTCCGGGGTGGCGAGCGTGATGGTGACCGGGCTGTATGGGCTGGGCTGGCTGGCCGCAGTTCCCTTTGCCGTGGTGAACGTGGCCGAGGCCGCCGCCGCGGCGCTCATCTGGCGACGGATAACGGAAGCGTTCTGGCCTGACGAGACGGTCGAATGGCTCGCCGCCTTCTACATCGGTATCGGCCTGAGCATTCCGCTGGCGTCGGGCGGTGTCGCCACACTCGTGGCATGGGCCTTTGTCGGCCTGCCGCCTGTCGAGAACTTTCTTCACTGGATCGTGGGGCATGCGCTCGGCCTGATTGCCTGCCTGCCGGTCTTTACGTTCATCTACCGTCGCGCCGAACGCGGGCGCAGCATCCTGCCGAGTGCCGAAGCCTTGCCTGTAAGCCTGCTGGTGCTATTCTGCTTCGCCTTGCTCACGGGCCTGGTGTTCGTGCTCGACATGCGTGCGCTTCTCGTCTTTCCGCTGCTCTTCTTCGTCGTTGGCACGGCCGTTCTCGATGAAGAGACCGTCGTTTTCTTTCCGATCCTGCTTATTCTCATCGGCGGTACGCTGACCGGGCTCGACATGGGGCCGATCGCGCAGATGGACGTGGATTACGGCGACCGCATCCAGTTCTTCCAGCTCTACGTCGGCGTTGCCGTCCTCGCCGCCTTGCC includes the following:
- a CDS encoding cryptochrome/photolyase family protein, translating into MSDPVIVWFRRDLRLADQAALLAAAAEGPVIPVYILDDDTPRHCRMGGASRWWLHHSLAELDASLRKLGSRLILRRGKCHEELAAVRREAGARVVHALQHYEPWWRNAEKAVAKTIRLVLHEGNYLAPAGSVRTGMGRPYKIYTPFWHALLERMPPAPPLPAPERLEAPAVWPTSDALDDWKLLPTAPDWAGGFRETWTPGENGAEERLQDFADRVARYGETRNLPSIEGTSRLSPHLHFGEISPATIWHRVVNAGGSVDVFLGELGWRDYAQNVIVQFPDYGSRNAREAYDRLEWRDDPEALRAWQQGRTGYPIVDAGMRELWHTGWMHNRVRMIAASFLVKHLLIDWREGERWFWDTLVDADYASNAVNWQWTAGTGVDSNMFVRIMAPLTQSPKFDAAGYIRQWVPELAHLSDRDIHDPAVPPRGYPAKIVSHSEARARALAAHDRMKQPA
- a CDS encoding SAM-dependent methyltransferase, which translates into the protein MNAQTPLRGGHLVTGGRKLSASGRWIARAFAGSFAKALDGIDRGLDHGSIRATLPDGSIRTLGGRGDGPAARIHLKSWNAIVRLATAGSIGWYEAWVAGEWESPDPVPIFDLFMRNADALGDIGRAKGPWRWGGRLLNLLRRNSKAQARRNIAAHYDLGNDFYSQWLDPTMSYSSAMWEGIAPDASLAEAQANKVDRLGARLDLRPGSRVLEIGCGWGFLARGLAEKSGAQVTGISLSDEQLEWARGELARSGLGGIDYLHRDYRDVEGQYDAIASVEMVEAVGREYWPSYFDCLARCLKPGGRAALQYISMRDELFEAYASSADFIQAYIFPGGLLISEREFARLAAERGLTWQDRTDFGQDYARTLRLWREALDTAVEEGRLPPGFDQRFVDLWRYYLMYCEGGFRGGGINVSQVTLVKAG
- a CDS encoding PilZ domain-containing protein: MNTTDWNTSVYGQAALEDRCAPRQRVNIPASLRPSGGRGFQTVVLDLSLGGFCANALQKMYPGNRCWLTIPGMEALQAEVVWWDAGRVGCAFANLLSPIVHDNILARYRGDGVFRRV
- a CDS encoding SDR family NAD(P)-dependent oxidoreductase, producing the protein MSAQGSQDGRFAGQLALVTGASRGIGAATAKALAAQGAHVVLVARTAKELEKVEEEIFEAGGSATIAPVDLSEPEGIARLATAISGRWSALDVLVINAAAFPTLTPVWQIDSREFNNALTLNVLATQALLAGFDGMLKKSKDARVIGVTSSVGATPRAYWGAYGASKAAFDVLLDCYAQEVRNTSAVRVAILDPGATRTKMRARAYPGENPESVKAPEVVAERMVALLGEQFSSPHRERVNQD
- the purF gene encoding amidophosphoribosyltransferase, which produces MTSQNELFDSTPWDIGSDDDKLREECGIFGVLGVRDAAATVALGLHALQHRGQEAVGITSFDGQEFYSRKGIGHVAANFSTGSAIAELPGAMAAGHVRYSTTGGAGLRNVQPLFADLASGGFAIAHNGNISNAMFLKRDLVQKGAIFQSTSDTEVIIHLVATSRYPTLLDRFVDALRLVEGAYSLICMTPEGMIACRDPLGIRPLVLGKIGDAVVFASETVALDVVGAEFVREVEPGELVQVDFDGKLSSHRPFGRPSARPCIFEHVYFSRPDSLMGGNSVYQVRKAIGAQLAIESPADADLVIPVPDSGVPAALGYAQQSGIPFELGIIRSHYVGRTFIQPSDGARNADVKRKHNANRALVAGKRIVLIDDSIVRGTTSLKIVQMMRDAGAAEVHMRIASPPTEHSCFYGVDTPERSKLLAARMDVQAMADFIHADSLAFVSIDGLYRAVGEEQRNKGCPQYCDACFTGDYPTRLTDLAERENPDQLSLPVEKVA
- a CDS encoding MASE1 domain-containing protein, yielding MRLNRLLAGPVGVAVTFFVLASTTVHFARFSGGVAMVWVAGAMLAGRLIVLPERQWMPWLLWSGVASVMVTGLYGLGWLAAVPFAVVNVAEAAAAALIWRRITEAFWPDETVEWLAAFYIGIGLSIPLASGGVATLVAWAFVGLPPVENFLHWIVGHALGLIACLPVFTFIYRRAERGRSILPSAEALPVSLLVLFCFALLTGLVFVLDMRALLVFPLLFFVVGTAVLDEETVVFFPILLILIGGTLTGLDMGPIAQMDVDYGDRIQFFQLYVGVAVLAALPISCERTRRLQELRVMRERLALFEGSGNRHPD